The proteins below are encoded in one region of Helianthus annuus cultivar XRQ/B chromosome 2, HanXRQr2.0-SUNRISE, whole genome shotgun sequence:
- the LOC110920798 gene encoding protein NLP6 isoform X2 produces MNRELSGFLEAFPNHLHYIPPESDGPWAFWSQHENNSSSADLMITGIHQKIISAFSKFVLYPGFLAQFWAPTTVGGRWVLSTSTDQPFAVSHLFKEFAMYRLHSAKYKYNIDVNKLDTEPDHMIIRGGPATAFLTRLPYIYQLEWIPTEDCYNRLNSSIMLPICFPSQSRSSCIGVLEFTLDLWSYDLGFLVLDMIKALKTINGLKPAKDEIEEALKVVCVSHKLALAHVWIAYEDINDVLFSSSLEDTRTKRLLALKLTGYLYAVTETASDDFDKYYNLCDVIPQGTFPTGRLALKTLQDYESRYISTLRSDRLVDWKEDNPQSSAFAICLRSNDTGDLDYAFEFIWIERSYTAILLEALLLTLKRYLPSFKFASGEELGDELHVINVETSIDSEETNETEKFKVFQGKRSSPPLKVVEEGQKSMVVDYIAPSEVKCKTTEIVLPREDIEKQFGKTMKEATKNLTVSESTLKRKLKKLGIREWLGPNFVKKSKANDSSIIQFNLNEEDNEAIQEPSTVNINKNTITIKAEYANDMIKFRLPNLQATFVTIQKEISMRFKLNLGTYKLKYRDEVGDWILLTSDEDMSYCIESSRKLDSNEVRLLVLPSIQPILY; encoded by the exons ATGAACAGAGAGCTCTCTGGTTTCCTTGAAGCCTTTCCTAACCATCTTCATTACATACCACCCGAATCTGATGGTCCATGGGCTTTTTGGAGCCAACATGAAAATAATTCATCTTCAG CTGATCTTATGATTACTGGGATTCACCAGAAGATAATATCTGCATTTTCAAAGTTTGTACTTTATCCCGGATTCTTAGCTCAGTTTTGGGCACCTACAACCGTAGGCGGCAGATGGGTACTTTCAACTTCAACTGATCAACCATTTGCAGTCAGTCATCTTTTCAAAGAATTTGCCATGTATAGGCTACATTCTGCCAAGTATAAATATAATATCGATGTGAATAAGCTTGACACTGAACCGGACCACATGATCATTCGTGGTGGACCCGCCACTGCTTTCCTGACACGTTTGCCATATATATATCAACTCGAATGGATTCCTACAGAGGATTGTTACAATAGATTGAATTCATCTATTATGCTTCCTATTTGTTTCCCTTCTCAAAGTCGAAGCTCGTGTATTGGTGTTCTTGAGTTTACTTTGGACCTTTGGTCTTATGATTTGGGATTTTTGGTTTTAGATATGATCAAAGCACTAAAG ACAATAAATGGTCTCAAACCTGCTAAGGATGAGATTGAAGAGGCACTAAAGGTCGTTTGTGTATCGCATAAGTTAGCTCTAGCTCATGTTTGGATCGCTTATGAGGATATAAATGATGTACTCTTTTCATCTTCTTTGGAGGACACTCGAACAAAGCGATTGTTAGCGCTCAAATTGACTGGTTATCTTTATGCTGTAACAGAAACAGCATCTGATGATTTTGACAAGTATTATAATTTATGTGACGTAATTCCTCAGGGAACCTTCCCTACAGGGAGACTTGCTCTGAAGACACTTCAAGATTATGAATCACGCTATATATCTACGCTTCGTTCTGATAGGTTAGTAGATTGGAAAGAAGACAATCCTCAAAGTAGTGCTTTTGCTATATGCTTAAGGAGTAATGACACTGGCGATTTAGATTATGCGTTTGAATTCATATGGATCGAACGTTCATACACCGCTATCTTGTTGGAGGCCCTACTCTTAACACTAAAAAGATATTTACCAAGTTTCAAGTTTGCTTCCGGTGAAGAACTTGGTGACGAATTACATGTTATTAATGTTGAGACTTCTATCGATAGTGAAGAAACTAATGAAACTGAAAAGTTCAAGGTTTTTCAAGGAAAGAGATCATCACCACCACTTAAAGTAGTAGAAGAAGGACAAAAATCAATGGTTGTGGATTACATAGCACCTTCAGAAGTGAAATGCAAGACAACTGAAATCGTATTACCTCGGGAAGACATTGAAAAACAATTTGGAAAAACCATGAAAGAAGCCACAAAAAACCTTACCG TTTCTGAATCTACATTGAAACGCAAGTTAAAAAAACTTGGCATCCGAGAGTGGCTAGGACCAAACTTTGTCAAGAAATCAAAGGCAAATGATTCGTCCATTATTCAATTCAATCTAAATGAAGAAGATAATGAAGCAATCCAGGAGCCATCAACCGTCAACATAAACAAAAATACCATAACCATAAAAGCAGAGTATGCGAATGACATGATCAAATTTCGTCTACCTAACTTGCAAGCAACCTTTGTTACTATTCAGAAAGAGATCAGCATGAGGTTCAAGTTAAATCTTGGGACATATAAGCTCAAGTATCGTGATGAAGTTGGAGACTGGATACTATTAACATCTGATGAAGACATGAGCTATTGTATCGAGAGTTCGAGAAAATTAGATTCAAATGAAGTTCGACTGCTTGTGCTTCCATCTATACAACCAATATTGTACTAG
- the LOC110920798 gene encoding uncharacterized protein LOC110920798 isoform X4 has protein sequence MNRELSGFLEAFPNHLHYIPPESDGPWAFWSQHENNSSSADLMITGIHQKIISAFSKFVLYPGFLAQFWAPTTVGGRWVLSTSTDQPFAVSHLFKEFAMYRLHSAKYKYNIDVNKLDTEPDHMIIRGGPATAFLTRLPYIYQLEWIPTEDCYNRLNSSIMLPICFPSQSRSSCIGVLEFTLDLWSYDLGFLVLDMIKALKGTFPTGRLALKTLQDYESRYISTLRSDRLVDWKEDNPQSSAFAICLRSNDTGDLDYAFEFIWIERSYTAILLEALLLTLKRYLPSFKFASGEELGDELHVINVETSIDSEETNETEKFKVFQGKRSSPPLKVVEEGQKSMVVDYIAPSEVKCKTTEIVLPREDIEKQFGKTMKEATKNLTVSESTLKRKLKKLGIREWLGPNFVKKSKANDSSIIQFNLNEEDNEAIQEPSTVNINKNTITIKAEYANDMIKFRLPNLQATFVTIQKEISMRFKLNLGTYKLKYRDEVGDWILLTSDEDMSYCIESSRKLDSNEVRLLVLPSIQPILY, from the exons ATGAACAGAGAGCTCTCTGGTTTCCTTGAAGCCTTTCCTAACCATCTTCATTACATACCACCCGAATCTGATGGTCCATGGGCTTTTTGGAGCCAACATGAAAATAATTCATCTTCAG CTGATCTTATGATTACTGGGATTCACCAGAAGATAATATCTGCATTTTCAAAGTTTGTACTTTATCCCGGATTCTTAGCTCAGTTTTGGGCACCTACAACCGTAGGCGGCAGATGGGTACTTTCAACTTCAACTGATCAACCATTTGCAGTCAGTCATCTTTTCAAAGAATTTGCCATGTATAGGCTACATTCTGCCAAGTATAAATATAATATCGATGTGAATAAGCTTGACACTGAACCGGACCACATGATCATTCGTGGTGGACCCGCCACTGCTTTCCTGACACGTTTGCCATATATATATCAACTCGAATGGATTCCTACAGAGGATTGTTACAATAGATTGAATTCATCTATTATGCTTCCTATTTGTTTCCCTTCTCAAAGTCGAAGCTCGTGTATTGGTGTTCTTGAGTTTACTTTGGACCTTTGGTCTTATGATTTGGGATTTTTGGTTTTAGATATGATCAAAGCACTAAAG GGAACCTTCCCTACAGGGAGACTTGCTCTGAAGACACTTCAAGATTATGAATCACGCTATATATCTACGCTTCGTTCTGATAGGTTAGTAGATTGGAAAGAAGACAATCCTCAAAGTAGTGCTTTTGCTATATGCTTAAGGAGTAATGACACTGGCGATTTAGATTATGCGTTTGAATTCATATGGATCGAACGTTCATACACCGCTATCTTGTTGGAGGCCCTACTCTTAACACTAAAAAGATATTTACCAAGTTTCAAGTTTGCTTCCGGTGAAGAACTTGGTGACGAATTACATGTTATTAATGTTGAGACTTCTATCGATAGTGAAGAAACTAATGAAACTGAAAAGTTCAAGGTTTTTCAAGGAAAGAGATCATCACCACCACTTAAAGTAGTAGAAGAAGGACAAAAATCAATGGTTGTGGATTACATAGCACCTTCAGAAGTGAAATGCAAGACAACTGAAATCGTATTACCTCGGGAAGACATTGAAAAACAATTTGGAAAAACCATGAAAGAAGCCACAAAAAACCTTACCG TTTCTGAATCTACATTGAAACGCAAGTTAAAAAAACTTGGCATCCGAGAGTGGCTAGGACCAAACTTTGTCAAGAAATCAAAGGCAAATGATTCGTCCATTATTCAATTCAATCTAAATGAAGAAGATAATGAAGCAATCCAGGAGCCATCAACCGTCAACATAAACAAAAATACCATAACCATAAAAGCAGAGTATGCGAATGACATGATCAAATTTCGTCTACCTAACTTGCAAGCAACCTTTGTTACTATTCAGAAAGAGATCAGCATGAGGTTCAAGTTAAATCTTGGGACATATAAGCTCAAGTATCGTGATGAAGTTGGAGACTGGATACTATTAACATCTGATGAAGACATGAGCTATTGTATCGAGAGTTCGAGAAAATTAGATTCAAATGAAGTTCGACTGCTTGTGCTTCCATCTATACAACCAATATTGTACTAG
- the LOC110920798 gene encoding uncharacterized protein LOC110920798 isoform X3, which yields MNRELSGFLEAFPNHLHYIPPESDGPWAFWSQHENNSSSADLMITGIHQKIISAFSKFVLYPGFLAQFWAPTTVGGRWVLSTSTDQPFAVSHLFKEFAMYRLHSAKYKYNIDVNKLDTEPDHMIIRGGPATAFLTRLPYIYQLEWIPTEDCYNRLNSSIMLPICFPSQSRSSCIGVLEFTLDLWSYDLGFLVLDMIKALKKADVNVCNAQKLIPYKGTFPTGRLALKTLQDYESRYISTLRSDRLVDWKEDNPQSSAFAICLRSNDTGDLDYAFEFIWIERSYTAILLEALLLTLKRYLPSFKFASGEELGDELHVINVETSIDSEETNETEKFKVFQGKRSSPPLKVVEEGQKSMVVDYIAPSEVKCKTTEIVLPREDIEKQFGKTMKEATKNLTVSESTLKRKLKKLGIREWLGPNFVKKSKANDSSIIQFNLNEEDNEAIQEPSTVNINKNTITIKAEYANDMIKFRLPNLQATFVTIQKEISMRFKLNLGTYKLKYRDEVGDWILLTSDEDMSYCIESSRKLDSNEVRLLVLPSIQPILY from the exons ATGAACAGAGAGCTCTCTGGTTTCCTTGAAGCCTTTCCTAACCATCTTCATTACATACCACCCGAATCTGATGGTCCATGGGCTTTTTGGAGCCAACATGAAAATAATTCATCTTCAG CTGATCTTATGATTACTGGGATTCACCAGAAGATAATATCTGCATTTTCAAAGTTTGTACTTTATCCCGGATTCTTAGCTCAGTTTTGGGCACCTACAACCGTAGGCGGCAGATGGGTACTTTCAACTTCAACTGATCAACCATTTGCAGTCAGTCATCTTTTCAAAGAATTTGCCATGTATAGGCTACATTCTGCCAAGTATAAATATAATATCGATGTGAATAAGCTTGACACTGAACCGGACCACATGATCATTCGTGGTGGACCCGCCACTGCTTTCCTGACACGTTTGCCATATATATATCAACTCGAATGGATTCCTACAGAGGATTGTTACAATAGATTGAATTCATCTATTATGCTTCCTATTTGTTTCCCTTCTCAAAGTCGAAGCTCGTGTATTGGTGTTCTTGAGTTTACTTTGGACCTTTGGTCTTATGATTTGGGATTTTTGGTTTTAGATATGATCAAAGCACTAAAG AAAGCTGATGTGAATGTGTGTAATGCACAAAAACTTATACCATACAAG GGAACCTTCCCTACAGGGAGACTTGCTCTGAAGACACTTCAAGATTATGAATCACGCTATATATCTACGCTTCGTTCTGATAGGTTAGTAGATTGGAAAGAAGACAATCCTCAAAGTAGTGCTTTTGCTATATGCTTAAGGAGTAATGACACTGGCGATTTAGATTATGCGTTTGAATTCATATGGATCGAACGTTCATACACCGCTATCTTGTTGGAGGCCCTACTCTTAACACTAAAAAGATATTTACCAAGTTTCAAGTTTGCTTCCGGTGAAGAACTTGGTGACGAATTACATGTTATTAATGTTGAGACTTCTATCGATAGTGAAGAAACTAATGAAACTGAAAAGTTCAAGGTTTTTCAAGGAAAGAGATCATCACCACCACTTAAAGTAGTAGAAGAAGGACAAAAATCAATGGTTGTGGATTACATAGCACCTTCAGAAGTGAAATGCAAGACAACTGAAATCGTATTACCTCGGGAAGACATTGAAAAACAATTTGGAAAAACCATGAAAGAAGCCACAAAAAACCTTACCG TTTCTGAATCTACATTGAAACGCAAGTTAAAAAAACTTGGCATCCGAGAGTGGCTAGGACCAAACTTTGTCAAGAAATCAAAGGCAAATGATTCGTCCATTATTCAATTCAATCTAAATGAAGAAGATAATGAAGCAATCCAGGAGCCATCAACCGTCAACATAAACAAAAATACCATAACCATAAAAGCAGAGTATGCGAATGACATGATCAAATTTCGTCTACCTAACTTGCAAGCAACCTTTGTTACTATTCAGAAAGAGATCAGCATGAGGTTCAAGTTAAATCTTGGGACATATAAGCTCAAGTATCGTGATGAAGTTGGAGACTGGATACTATTAACATCTGATGAAGACATGAGCTATTGTATCGAGAGTTCGAGAAAATTAGATTCAAATGAAGTTCGACTGCTTGTGCTTCCATCTATACAACCAATATTGTACTAG
- the LOC110920798 gene encoding protein NLP6 isoform X1, with product MNRELSGFLEAFPNHLHYIPPESDGPWAFWSQHENNSSSADLMITGIHQKIISAFSKFVLYPGFLAQFWAPTTVGGRWVLSTSTDQPFAVSHLFKEFAMYRLHSAKYKYNIDVNKLDTEPDHMIIRGGPATAFLTRLPYIYQLEWIPTEDCYNRLNSSIMLPICFPSQSRSSCIGVLEFTLDLWSYDLGFLVLDMIKALKKADVNVCNAQKLIPYKTINGLKPAKDEIEEALKVVCVSHKLALAHVWIAYEDINDVLFSSSLEDTRTKRLLALKLTGYLYAVTETASDDFDKYYNLCDVIPQGTFPTGRLALKTLQDYESRYISTLRSDRLVDWKEDNPQSSAFAICLRSNDTGDLDYAFEFIWIERSYTAILLEALLLTLKRYLPSFKFASGEELGDELHVINVETSIDSEETNETEKFKVFQGKRSSPPLKVVEEGQKSMVVDYIAPSEVKCKTTEIVLPREDIEKQFGKTMKEATKNLTVSESTLKRKLKKLGIREWLGPNFVKKSKANDSSIIQFNLNEEDNEAIQEPSTVNINKNTITIKAEYANDMIKFRLPNLQATFVTIQKEISMRFKLNLGTYKLKYRDEVGDWILLTSDEDMSYCIESSRKLDSNEVRLLVLPSIQPILY from the exons ATGAACAGAGAGCTCTCTGGTTTCCTTGAAGCCTTTCCTAACCATCTTCATTACATACCACCCGAATCTGATGGTCCATGGGCTTTTTGGAGCCAACATGAAAATAATTCATCTTCAG CTGATCTTATGATTACTGGGATTCACCAGAAGATAATATCTGCATTTTCAAAGTTTGTACTTTATCCCGGATTCTTAGCTCAGTTTTGGGCACCTACAACCGTAGGCGGCAGATGGGTACTTTCAACTTCAACTGATCAACCATTTGCAGTCAGTCATCTTTTCAAAGAATTTGCCATGTATAGGCTACATTCTGCCAAGTATAAATATAATATCGATGTGAATAAGCTTGACACTGAACCGGACCACATGATCATTCGTGGTGGACCCGCCACTGCTTTCCTGACACGTTTGCCATATATATATCAACTCGAATGGATTCCTACAGAGGATTGTTACAATAGATTGAATTCATCTATTATGCTTCCTATTTGTTTCCCTTCTCAAAGTCGAAGCTCGTGTATTGGTGTTCTTGAGTTTACTTTGGACCTTTGGTCTTATGATTTGGGATTTTTGGTTTTAGATATGATCAAAGCACTAAAG AAAGCTGATGTGAATGTGTGTAATGCACAAAAACTTATACCATACAAG ACAATAAATGGTCTCAAACCTGCTAAGGATGAGATTGAAGAGGCACTAAAGGTCGTTTGTGTATCGCATAAGTTAGCTCTAGCTCATGTTTGGATCGCTTATGAGGATATAAATGATGTACTCTTTTCATCTTCTTTGGAGGACACTCGAACAAAGCGATTGTTAGCGCTCAAATTGACTGGTTATCTTTATGCTGTAACAGAAACAGCATCTGATGATTTTGACAAGTATTATAATTTATGTGACGTAATTCCTCAGGGAACCTTCCCTACAGGGAGACTTGCTCTGAAGACACTTCAAGATTATGAATCACGCTATATATCTACGCTTCGTTCTGATAGGTTAGTAGATTGGAAAGAAGACAATCCTCAAAGTAGTGCTTTTGCTATATGCTTAAGGAGTAATGACACTGGCGATTTAGATTATGCGTTTGAATTCATATGGATCGAACGTTCATACACCGCTATCTTGTTGGAGGCCCTACTCTTAACACTAAAAAGATATTTACCAAGTTTCAAGTTTGCTTCCGGTGAAGAACTTGGTGACGAATTACATGTTATTAATGTTGAGACTTCTATCGATAGTGAAGAAACTAATGAAACTGAAAAGTTCAAGGTTTTTCAAGGAAAGAGATCATCACCACCACTTAAAGTAGTAGAAGAAGGACAAAAATCAATGGTTGTGGATTACATAGCACCTTCAGAAGTGAAATGCAAGACAACTGAAATCGTATTACCTCGGGAAGACATTGAAAAACAATTTGGAAAAACCATGAAAGAAGCCACAAAAAACCTTACCG TTTCTGAATCTACATTGAAACGCAAGTTAAAAAAACTTGGCATCCGAGAGTGGCTAGGACCAAACTTTGTCAAGAAATCAAAGGCAAATGATTCGTCCATTATTCAATTCAATCTAAATGAAGAAGATAATGAAGCAATCCAGGAGCCATCAACCGTCAACATAAACAAAAATACCATAACCATAAAAGCAGAGTATGCGAATGACATGATCAAATTTCGTCTACCTAACTTGCAAGCAACCTTTGTTACTATTCAGAAAGAGATCAGCATGAGGTTCAAGTTAAATCTTGGGACATATAAGCTCAAGTATCGTGATGAAGTTGGAGACTGGATACTATTAACATCTGATGAAGACATGAGCTATTGTATCGAGAGTTCGAGAAAATTAGATTCAAATGAAGTTCGACTGCTTGTGCTTCCATCTATACAACCAATATTGTACTAG
- the LOC110895005 gene encoding uncharacterized protein LOC110895005, with protein MELNKIPTAEALMFHNIAINDPSCPLCSSEAESADHLFIACYIASTVWNGVSLWCKIPQIFAFSLQYLLNIYSGLDVLEKKKEAVQGIIIVSCWSLWRARNKLKFLNVPFKIEAILSKIKALSFLWFSKRSKYKGIVWKDWYSFVNM; from the coding sequence ATGGAATTGAATAAGATTCCTACGGCTGAGGCTCTGATGTTCCACAATATTGCTATAAATGATCCGTCATGTCCGCTATGCAGTTCTGAAGCAGAGTCTGCGGACCACTTGTTCATCGCTTGTTATATTGCGTCTACGGTATGGAATGGAGTCAGTTTGTGGTGTAAGATTCCACAAATTTTCGCGTTTTCTCTCCAATATCTGCTCAATATTTATTCCGGTTTGGATGTATTGGAGAAAAAGAAGGAGGCGGTTCAAGGTATTATTATCGTTTCATGTTGGAGTCTGTGGCGTGCCAGGAATAAGCTCAAGTTTTTGAATGTCCCGTTCAAGATAGAAGCTATTTTAAGTAAAATAAAGGCTTTAAGTTTCTTATGGTTTTCTAAAAGATCGAAATATAAAGGGATAGTTTGGAAGGACTGGTActcttttgtaaatatgtaa